A genomic segment from bacterium encodes:
- a CDS encoding gamma carbonic anhydrase family protein encodes MPVISYHDKTPRIADDVFIAPNAYVIGDVEIGSGSSVFFGAVVRGDINPIIIGAKTNLQEHAVLHTSRGLGPCIVEDEVTIGHGAVLHGCHVRNRALIGMQATVLDESIIDEDALVAANSLVRMKMHVPKKMMAAGVPAQVLREVNELEREFTRSGVEHYVTTAAFYKNAL; translated from the coding sequence ATGCCAGTCATATCGTATCACGATAAAACTCCACGAATCGCAGATGATGTTTTCATTGCGCCTAATGCGTATGTGATTGGAGATGTTGAAATCGGATCAGGTAGCTCTGTTTTCTTCGGTGCTGTGGTTAGAGGAGATATAAATCCCATCATCATTGGCGCTAAGACAAATCTGCAAGAACATGCCGTCTTACATACCTCTCGAGGACTTGGGCCTTGTATTGTAGAGGATGAAGTTACCATCGGACACGGTGCGGTCCTCCATGGGTGTCACGTCCGAAATCGAGCACTCATTGGCATGCAGGCTACCGTTCTAGACGAATCGATTATCGATGAAGACGCCCTGGTTGCAGCCAACTCGCTTGTACGGATGAAAATGCATGTACCAAAAAAGATGATGGCAGCCGGAGTTCCAGCACAGGTCCTTCGTGAAGTGAATGAACTCGAGCGGGAATTTACTCGCTCAGGGGTTGAACATTACGTCACCACAGCAGCTTTTTATAAAAACGCTCTGTAG
- a CDS encoding citrate synthase, producing the protein MSDKSVTVNFPEGNSIELPVVQGSEQEKAIDVSALRGNTGYITLDPGYGNTGSCNSAITFIDGENGILRYRGYRIEDLAEHSTFLETSYLLINGKLPSAEELSSFEAQIKNHTLLHEDVKSFYDGFPRDAHPMAILASVVVSLSSFYQDEVGSPEEVSYLNSIRLMAKLPTIAAWAYKKSVGHPFTYPDNSRSYAENFLYMMFGLPVEHFEVDPLVAEVLDTLLILHADHEQNCSTSTVRIVRSSGVNLFASIASGICALWGWRHGGANQEVIEMLNRIREDGGDVKKYIEMAKDKDSGFRLMGFGHRVYKNYDPRASVIRKKCEQVLTKLNSDDPTLEIARKLEEAALNDDYFKERNLYPNVDFYSGILYKAMNIPVNAFTVMFALGRLPGWIAHAKEYSEDPKNRIGRPRQVYTGETERKYVPISAR; encoded by the coding sequence ATGTCCGACAAGAGCGTCACCGTCAATTTCCCAGAAGGAAACTCCATTGAACTGCCAGTAGTTCAAGGCTCAGAACAAGAGAAAGCAATTGATGTCTCAGCGTTGAGAGGGAATACGGGATATATCACTCTTGATCCTGGATATGGAAATACAGGCAGTTGTAATAGTGCGATTACCTTCATTGATGGAGAGAACGGGATTCTTCGGTATCGGGGATATCGAATTGAGGATCTTGCAGAGCACAGTACGTTTCTTGAAACATCATACCTATTGATCAATGGGAAGCTTCCCTCAGCAGAGGAGTTAAGTTCATTCGAAGCTCAGATAAAGAATCACACCTTATTACACGAGGATGTAAAAAGTTTTTACGATGGATTTCCAAGAGATGCTCATCCAATGGCGATCTTGGCGTCGGTTGTAGTTTCTCTCTCCTCCTTTTATCAGGACGAGGTGGGAAGCCCAGAAGAGGTTTCATATCTGAACAGTATTCGTTTAATGGCGAAGCTTCCGACGATTGCCGCATGGGCATACAAAAAGTCTGTAGGTCACCCTTTTACTTATCCAGATAACAGCCGGAGCTATGCGGAAAACTTTCTTTACATGATGTTTGGACTTCCTGTGGAGCATTTTGAGGTTGACCCGCTCGTTGCGGAGGTCCTTGATACGCTGCTTATTCTGCATGCAGATCACGAGCAGAACTGCTCGACTTCAACGGTAAGAATCGTTCGAAGCTCAGGGGTTAATCTTTTTGCTTCAATTGCTTCGGGGATCTGTGCACTTTGGGGATGGCGCCATGGTGGGGCAAACCAGGAAGTAATCGAGATGCTTAATCGAATCCGAGAGGATGGCGGTGATGTGAAGAAGTATATTGAGATGGCGAAGGATAAGGATAGCGGTTTCCGTTTGATGGGATTCGGTCACCGGGTATATAAAAATTATGATCCTCGAGCGAGTGTTATCAGGAAGAAGTGTGAGCAAGTTCTGACCAAATTAAATAGCGATGACCCAACCCTGGAAATCGCGCGCAAGCTCGAAGAAGCCGCCCTAAACGACGATTATTTTAAAGAGAGAAACCTTTATCCGAATGTCGACTTTTATAGTGGCATTCTCTACAAGGCAATGAATATTCCAGTCAACGCGTTTACTGTTATGTTTGCGCTAGGGCGACTTCCAGGGTGGATTGCTCATGCAAAGGAATACTCAGAAGACCCGAAGAACAGGATTGGTAGGCCTCGACAGGTGTATACTGGTGAGACAGAGCGCAAGTATGTCCCAATCTCTGCACGTTAG